One stretch of Pararhizobium qamdonense DNA includes these proteins:
- a CDS encoding Lrp/AsnC family transcriptional regulator, translating into MGQLDGYDLKILSQLQSDGRLTNNELSERIALSPSQCSRRRARLEAEGFIQTYRAMLDRGRLGLDLLIVIAVTLATHNRDNAKRFAALIADLPEVLECYALTGEMDYHLKVVTPDLAGLAHFVNDVLLPHDSVQHVKTSIVLATLKDFEGLPVRQRAKS; encoded by the coding sequence ATGGGACAGCTCGACGGATATGACCTGAAGATCCTTTCGCAATTGCAGAGTGATGGCCGGCTGACCAACAACGAACTCTCCGAAAGGATCGCCTTATCGCCCTCGCAATGCTCGCGGCGGCGGGCGCGGCTGGAGGCCGAAGGGTTCATCCAGACCTACCGGGCCATGCTGGACCGCGGTCGGCTGGGGCTGGACCTGCTGATCGTCATTGCCGTGACGCTGGCCACCCATAACCGCGACAATGCCAAGCGTTTTGCAGCCCTGATCGCCGATCTGCCGGAGGTGCTGGAATGTTATGCGCTGACCGGCGAGATGGATTATCACCTCAAGGTCGTGACACCCGATCTTGCCGGCCTTGCCCATTTCGTCAACGACGTGCTGTTGCCGCATGACAGCGTGCAGCATGTGAAAACGTCGATTGTGCTGGCAACGCTGAAGGATTTCGAGGGGCTTCCGGTGCGCCAGCGCGCAAAATCCTAA
- a CDS encoding alpha/beta hydrolase family protein — protein sequence MEQNFLIDGAANAAITILLAHGAGAPMDSASMNAATGALVTEGFRVVRFEFGYMAARRASGARKPPPKAEKLIPEYLAAIAALGATGPLIIGGKSMGGRVASMVADDLLSRGEIAGLLCLGYPFHPPGKPESLRTQHLAELKTPTLICQGTRDEFGTREEVASYALSGNIRILWLEDGDHDLKPRKTISGFSAADHLKTMAGTVKHWSQQITKTD from the coding sequence ATGGAACAGAACTTTCTCATCGACGGCGCGGCCAACGCGGCGATAACAATCCTTCTCGCCCATGGCGCCGGTGCCCCGATGGATTCCGCGTCGATGAATGCAGCCACGGGGGCCCTTGTCACCGAAGGATTTCGCGTCGTCCGCTTCGAGTTCGGCTACATGGCCGCCCGCCGCGCTTCCGGCGCACGCAAACCGCCGCCAAAAGCAGAAAAGCTGATCCCCGAATATCTGGCAGCCATTGCCGCACTCGGTGCAACCGGACCTTTGATCATCGGCGGCAAGTCGATGGGCGGCCGCGTTGCCAGCATGGTGGCCGATGACCTTTTGTCGCGGGGAGAGATCGCCGGCCTGCTCTGCCTCGGCTATCCCTTTCATCCGCCGGGCAAGCCTGAAAGCCTGCGCACGCAGCATCTGGCGGAGCTGAAAACGCCCACGCTCATCTGCCAGGGAACCCGCGACGAATTCGGAACGCGCGAGGAAGTTGCAAGCTACGCACTCTCCGGCAACATCCGCATTCTCTGGCTGGAAGACGGCGATCACGACCTGAAACCGCGCAAGACGATCTCCGGCTTCTCGGCCGCCGACCACCTGAAGACGATGGCCGGAACTGTGAAGCACTGGTCTCAGCAAATCACGAAGACGGATTGA
- a CDS encoding 5'-nucleotidase C-terminal domain-containing protein produces the protein MIRQLRTGLLTASILALSSGAAFADYELNILHINDFHSRIESINKYDSTCSAEEEGKNECFGGVARLKTAIDQKRQELTGKNVLLLNGGDNFQGSLFYTTYKGAAEAEFLNLMKFDALTVGNHEFDDGEDGLATFLDKVTFPVISSNVLAGYKSKLVDRIKPSVVLDVGGQKIGIVGAVTNDTTEISSPGENILIGIDVDTISAAVQDLKKQGVNKIIALTHIGYPRELAVIAKIPDIDVVVGGHSHSLLSNTDAKAEGPYPSLADNPGGYKVPVVQAGSYSKYLGDLVVTFDDNGVVKSAKGDPILIDSKFKPDEAVVARVKEMAKPIDELKAKIIGKTDAAIDGSRDSCRTKECEMGDLVADAMLDRVKGQGVTIAITNGGGLRASIDAGDVSMGEAIAVLPFQNTVATLQIKGADISAALENGLSQIEQFGGRFPQVAGMKFSFDKSRPVGSRLSVVEVKEGEAYVPLDAGKTYNVVTNNFMRNGGDGYSVFKTKGENAYDYGPGLETVLADYLTANNPYKPTTDGRITEIAAATPAEPSTQTSTDPAVTTDAKPATAETATPETKPATPAATETKHVIVRGDTLWDLAKAVYGNGELWKTIASANGNPAPRHLEIGKELTIPAR, from the coding sequence TTGATCAGACAATTGCGAACCGGGCTGCTGACAGCCTCCATCCTTGCACTTTCATCCGGGGCCGCCTTCGCCGATTATGAATTGAACATCCTGCATATCAACGATTTCCATTCGCGCATCGAGTCGATCAACAAATACGATTCCACCTGCTCGGCCGAGGAAGAGGGCAAGAATGAATGCTTCGGCGGCGTCGCCCGCCTGAAGACGGCCATTGACCAGAAGCGCCAGGAATTGACTGGCAAGAACGTGCTGCTGCTCAACGGCGGCGACAATTTCCAGGGCTCGCTGTTCTACACCACCTACAAGGGCGCGGCAGAAGCGGAATTCCTCAACCTGATGAAATTCGACGCCTTGACCGTCGGCAACCACGAATTCGACGATGGTGAAGATGGTCTCGCCACGTTCCTCGACAAGGTCACCTTCCCGGTCATCTCTTCCAATGTCCTGGCCGGCTACAAGTCCAAGCTGGTTGATCGCATCAAGCCTTCCGTGGTGCTCGATGTCGGCGGCCAGAAGATCGGCATTGTCGGCGCGGTCACCAATGACACGACCGAAATCTCCTCGCCGGGCGAAAATATTCTGATCGGCATCGACGTCGATACGATCTCCGCCGCCGTGCAGGACCTGAAGAAACAGGGCGTCAACAAGATCATCGCGCTCACCCATATCGGCTATCCGCGCGAGCTTGCGGTGATTGCGAAAATCCCCGATATCGACGTGGTCGTCGGCGGCCATTCGCACAGCCTCCTGTCCAACACCGACGCAAAGGCCGAAGGTCCGTATCCGTCGCTGGCCGACAATCCCGGTGGCTACAAGGTGCCGGTCGTGCAGGCCGGCTCCTACAGCAAATATCTCGGCGACCTCGTCGTCACCTTCGATGATAATGGTGTCGTCAAGTCCGCCAAGGGCGATCCGATCCTGATCGATTCCAAATTCAAGCCCGACGAGGCCGTCGTGGCCCGCGTCAAGGAAATGGCAAAGCCGATCGACGAGCTAAAGGCCAAGATCATTGGCAAGACGGACGCTGCGATCGACGGCAGCCGCGATTCCTGCCGCACCAAGGAATGCGAAATGGGCGACCTGGTGGCCGATGCCATGCTCGACCGCGTCAAGGGTCAGGGCGTGACCATCGCCATCACCAATGGTGGCGGCTTGCGTGCCTCCATCGATGCCGGTGATGTCTCGATGGGCGAAGCCATCGCCGTCCTGCCGTTCCAGAACACGGTTGCCACCTTGCAGATCAAGGGCGCCGACATCAGCGCCGCACTGGAAAACGGCCTGAGCCAGATCGAACAATTCGGCGGCCGCTTCCCGCAGGTGGCCGGCATGAAGTTCTCCTTCGACAAATCCCGCCCCGTCGGCAGCCGTCTCTCCGTCGTCGAGGTCAAGGAAGGCGAAGCCTATGTGCCGCTTGATGCGGGCAAGACCTACAATGTCGTCACCAACAATTTCATGCGCAATGGCGGCGATGGTTACAGCGTCTTCAAGACCAAGGGGGAAAATGCCTATGACTACGGTCCAGGGCTCGAGACGGTTCTTGCCGACTACCTGACGGCCAACAATCCCTACAAGCCGACGACCGACGGCCGCATCACCGAAATCGCTGCAGCAACCCCGGCCGAGCCTTCGACGCAGACCAGCACCGACCCGGCCGTGACTACCGATGCAAAGCCTGCAACAGCGGAAACCGCGACACCGGAAACCAAGCCGGCAACCCCAGCGGCCACCGAAACCAAGCACGTCATCGTCAGGGGCGATACGCTCTGGGATCTGGCCAAGGCCGTCTACGGCAACGGCGAATTGTGGAAGACCATTGCCAGCGCCAACGGCAACCCGGCCCCACGGCATCTGGAAATCGGCAAGGAGCTGACGATCCCCGCCAGGTGA
- a CDS encoding fumarylacetoacetate hydrolase family protein has protein sequence MKLATLKDSTRDGRLVVVSRDLTRCSEVGHIARTLQAALDDWAHAGPRLGEVADGLETGTQPSQRFHEHEAASPLPRAYQWADGSAYVNHVELVRKARNAEMPASFWTEPLMYQGGSDAFLAPRDPIVMADEAYGIDMEAEIAVITDDVLMGATPEAARAAIRLIMLVNDVSLRGLIPAELAKGFGFFQSKPSSAFSPVAVTPEDLGDAWDAGKLHLPLLVDLNGNPFGRANAGIDMTFDFGELVAHAAKTRPLCAGTIIGSGTVSNKLDGGPGKPVSQGGAGYSCIAEIRTIETIEAGAPTTPFLHFGDTVRIEMKDKTGHSIFGAIEQTVAKYQPGARQS, from the coding sequence ATGAAGCTTGCCACACTCAAGGACTCCACCCGCGATGGCCGCCTGGTCGTCGTGTCCCGGGATCTGACCCGTTGTTCCGAAGTCGGCCATATCGCCCGCACACTACAGGCGGCTCTGGACGACTGGGCCCATGCCGGCCCGCGCCTTGGCGAGGTCGCGGACGGTCTGGAAACCGGCACTCAGCCTTCGCAGCGCTTCCATGAACACGAAGCCGCCTCTCCCCTGCCGCGGGCCTATCAGTGGGCGGATGGGTCGGCCTATGTCAATCACGTCGAACTGGTGCGCAAGGCCCGCAACGCCGAAATGCCCGCCTCCTTCTGGACCGAGCCCTTGATGTATCAGGGCGGCTCCGACGCGTTTCTTGCCCCCCGCGATCCGATCGTGATGGCGGACGAGGCCTATGGGATCGACATGGAGGCAGAGATAGCCGTCATCACCGATGACGTGCTGATGGGCGCAACACCCGAGGCTGCCAGGGCTGCTATCCGCCTGATCATGCTGGTCAACGATGTCTCCCTGCGCGGCCTCATCCCGGCTGAACTCGCCAAGGGTTTCGGCTTCTTCCAGTCCAAGCCCTCCTCTGCCTTTTCACCTGTTGCGGTCACGCCGGAAGACCTGGGCGACGCCTGGGATGCCGGCAAGCTGCATCTGCCGCTTCTCGTCGATCTCAACGGAAACCCCTTCGGCCGCGCCAATGCCGGTATCGACATGACCTTCGATTTTGGTGAACTGGTTGCCCATGCGGCCAAAACCCGGCCGCTTTGCGCCGGAACCATCATCGGCTCGGGCACCGTTTCCAACAAGCTCGACGGCGGGCCGGGCAAACCTGTATCGCAAGGTGGCGCTGGCTATTCCTGCATCGCCGAAATCCGCACCATCGAAACCATCGAGGCAGGCGCGCCCACCACGCCGTTCCTGCATTTCGGCGACACCGTGCGGATCGAAATGAAGGACAAGACCGGGCATTCGATCTTTGGCGCGATCGAGCAGACGGTGGCGAAATATCAACCCGGCGCGAGGCAATCCTGA
- a CDS encoding MarR family winged helix-turn-helix transcriptional regulator, with protein MKEPMNPENVFADFDLEQFLPFRLNRAAEFVALRFAAAYKAEYGLTRPEWRTLAALGAALGSSGRMTATEVGAHSTMHKTKVSRAVFALEERRWLKRTQDEDDRRAEHLELTPAGIRAYRDLTRLARDYSAELSHLLGQDGLQALSSGLTAVEKAMPKKPR; from the coding sequence ATGAAGGAACCGATGAACCCCGAGAATGTCTTCGCCGATTTCGATCTCGAGCAGTTCCTGCCGTTCCGCCTCAATCGTGCGGCGGAGTTCGTCGCTTTGCGCTTTGCTGCGGCTTACAAGGCCGAATACGGGCTGACGCGGCCCGAATGGCGCACATTGGCAGCGTTGGGGGCGGCGCTTGGAAGCTCCGGCCGGATGACGGCGACGGAGGTCGGGGCCCATTCCACCATGCACAAGACGAAGGTCAGCCGCGCCGTGTTTGCGCTGGAAGAACGCCGCTGGCTGAAGCGGACGCAGGACGAGGACGATCGCCGCGCCGAGCATCTGGAACTGACGCCCGCCGGCATCAGGGCCTACCGGGACCTGACGCGGCTGGCGCGTGATTATTCGGCCGAACTCTCACATCTGTTGGGGCAGGATGGTTTGCAGGCCCTGTCCTCCGGGCTCACCGCCGTTGAAAAAGCCATGCCGAAGAAACCGCGTTAG
- a CDS encoding homospermidine synthase has translation MAETTYPIHGEITGPIVMIGFGSIGRGTLPLIERHFKFDKSRMVVIDPREDAGDMEILAKHGVRHIKEYVTKDNYKDLLKPLLTEGGGQGFCVNLSVDTGSVDLMKLCRKLDVLYIDTVIEPWLGFYFDKNMKNSERTNYALRETLRKEKAKNPGGATAVSTCGANPGMVSWFVKQALVNLANDLDIKFDEPDQHDREGWAKLMKKTGVKGIHIAERDTQLTKNPKPLNVFWNTWSVEGFISEGLQPAELGWGTHENWMPKNAKKHKKGCQAAIYLEQPGANTRVRTWCPTPGPQYGFLVTHNESISIADYFTVKDKDGDVTFRPTCHYAYHPANDAVLSLHEMFGNGGNAQPVHHVLDEHELVDGIDELGVLLYGHDKNAYWFGSRLSLEETRRIAPYQNATGLQVTSAVLSGMVWALENPNAGIVEADEIDYKRCLEVQTPYLGPVEGHYTDWTPLDGRPGLFPEDLDTKDPWQFKNILVR, from the coding sequence ATGGCAGAAACAACCTACCCGATTCACGGCGAAATCACCGGCCCGATCGTCATGATCGGCTTTGGCTCCATCGGCCGCGGCACCCTGCCCCTGATCGAGCGCCACTTTAAGTTCGACAAGAGCCGGATGGTTGTCATCGACCCGCGCGAAGACGCAGGCGACATGGAAATCCTTGCCAAGCATGGCGTCCGCCACATCAAGGAATATGTCACCAAGGACAACTACAAGGACCTCTTGAAGCCGCTTCTCACCGAAGGCGGCGGCCAGGGCTTCTGCGTCAATCTGTCGGTCGATACCGGCTCGGTCGATCTGATGAAACTCTGCCGCAAGCTCGACGTGCTCTATATCGACACGGTTATCGAGCCTTGGCTGGGCTTCTATTTCGACAAGAACATGAAGAACTCCGAGCGCACCAACTATGCGCTGCGCGAAACCCTGCGCAAGGAAAAGGCCAAGAACCCAGGCGGCGCGACAGCCGTATCCACCTGCGGCGCCAACCCAGGCATGGTCTCCTGGTTCGTCAAGCAGGCTCTGGTGAACCTTGCCAACGATCTCGACATCAAGTTCGACGAGCCCGACCAGCATGACCGCGAAGGCTGGGCCAAGCTGATGAAGAAGACCGGCGTCAAGGGCATTCATATTGCCGAGCGCGATACGCAGCTGACCAAGAACCCTAAGCCGCTCAACGTCTTCTGGAACACCTGGTCGGTCGAAGGCTTCATTTCCGAAGGCCTGCAGCCTGCCGAACTCGGCTGGGGCACGCACGAAAACTGGATGCCGAAGAACGCCAAGAAGCACAAGAAGGGCTGCCAGGCGGCCATCTATCTGGAACAGCCGGGCGCCAACACCCGCGTCCGCACCTGGTGCCCGACGCCCGGCCCGCAATATGGCTTCCTCGTCACCCACAACGAGTCGATTTCGATCGCCGACTATTTCACGGTGAAGGACAAGGACGGCGACGTGACGTTCCGCCCGACCTGCCATTACGCCTATCATCCGGCCAATGACGCCGTCCTGTCGCTGCATGAAATGTTCGGCAATGGCGGCAACGCCCAGCCGGTCCACCACGTTCTCGACGAGCATGAGCTGGTCGATGGCATCGACGAACTCGGCGTGCTGCTCTATGGCCACGACAAGAACGCCTACTGGTTCGGTTCGCGCCTGTCGCTGGAAGAAACCCGCCGCATCGCGCCGTATCAGAACGCGACCGGCCTGCAGGTAACCTCGGCCGTTCTCTCGGGTATGGTCTGGGCGCTGGAAAACCCGAATGCCGGTATCGTCGAAGCCGACGAGATCGACTACAAGCGTTGCCTCGAAGTGCAGACACCGTATCTCGGCCCGGTTGAAGGCCATTATACCGACTGGACCCCGCTCGACGGCCGTCCGGGCCTGTTCCCGGAAGATCTCGACACCAAGGATCCCTGGCAGTTCAAGAACATTCTCGTTCGCTGA
- the queE gene encoding 7-carboxy-7-deazaguanine synthase QueE — MFGPTIQGEGVLIGLPTVFVRTGGCDYRCPWCDSLHAVDSRYRDDWTPMTPQAVWEEVKRLSGGVPLTVSLSGGNPAIQPLGELIRLGHRDGYRFALETQGSVSKDWFADLDVLVLSPKPPSSGMATDWAQLANCLEAAGARPQTVLKIVVFDAADYAYARDVAARHPHLPVYLQPGNHMPPDRGEVDAGIDMDGIADRMRWLVETVTQDRWFTARVLPQLHVLLWGNRRGV, encoded by the coding sequence ATGTTCGGCCCGACAATCCAGGGCGAGGGCGTCCTGATCGGCCTGCCGACCGTTTTCGTGCGCACGGGCGGCTGTGATTACCGCTGCCCGTGGTGCGATAGCCTGCATGCCGTCGACAGCCGTTATCGTGACGATTGGACGCCGATGACGCCGCAGGCGGTGTGGGAGGAGGTGAAGCGGCTGTCAGGCGGCGTGCCGCTCACCGTCTCGTTGTCGGGTGGCAATCCGGCGATCCAGCCGTTGGGGGAGCTGATCCGCCTCGGGCACCGGGATGGCTACCGCTTCGCGCTGGAAACCCAAGGGTCCGTCTCGAAGGACTGGTTTGCCGATCTCGACGTTCTGGTGCTCAGCCCCAAGCCGCCATCCAGCGGCATGGCGACGGACTGGGCACAGCTGGCAAACTGTCTTGAGGCTGCCGGTGCGCGGCCGCAAACGGTGCTGAAGATCGTCGTCTTCGACGCGGCCGACTATGCCTATGCCCGTGACGTGGCGGCGCGCCACCCGCATTTGCCGGTCTATCTGCAGCCGGGCAACCACATGCCGCCAGACCGCGGCGAGGTCGATGCCGGCATTGACATGGACGGGATTGCAGACCGCATGCGCTGGCTGGTCGAAACAGTGACGCAGGATCGCTGGTTTACCGCCCGTGTGCTTCCCCAGCTGCATGTGCTCCTGTGGGGCAACAGGCGCGGGGTTTAG
- the hemH gene encoding ferrochelatase yields MTAAIQTTVPNHPPVKFGKVGVLLVNLGTPDGTDKVSMRRYLKEFLMDRRVIEWSPFFWYPILFGIVLNTRPAKVGKAYETIWNKDLNESYLRTYTRNQAEIMARSFAGLPNVRVDWAMRYGQPSIRSKMDELQKDGCEKILVFPLYPQYAAATTATVNDEAFKALLKMRWQPALRTVAPYHDDPVYIEALANSITQHLATLDWEPEVVLTSFHGIPKSYFMKGDPYHCQCYKTARLVREKLGWSKEKLQVTFQSRFGPEEWLQPYTDKTVEKLGQDGVKRIAVINPGFVSDCLETLEEIAVEAAETFHHAGGEKFTHIPCLNDSEGGMTVLEHVVRRELMGWA; encoded by the coding sequence ATGACCGCCGCCATTCAGACGACCGTTCCGAACCATCCCCCCGTCAAGTTCGGCAAGGTGGGTGTGCTGCTGGTCAATCTCGGCACGCCGGATGGCACCGACAAGGTGTCGATGCGCCGGTATCTCAAGGAATTCCTGATGGACCGGCGGGTGATCGAGTGGTCGCCGTTCTTCTGGTATCCGATCCTGTTCGGCATCGTGCTCAACACCCGGCCCGCCAAGGTCGGCAAGGCCTACGAGACGATCTGGAACAAGGATCTGAACGAGAGCTACCTGCGCACCTATACCCGCAACCAGGCCGAGATCATGGCCCGGTCCTTTGCAGGCCTGCCCAATGTCCGCGTCGATTGGGCCATGCGCTACGGCCAGCCGTCGATCCGCTCGAAGATGGACGAACTGCAGAAGGACGGCTGCGAAAAGATCCTCGTCTTCCCGCTCTATCCGCAATATGCGGCCGCAACGACCGCAACCGTCAACGACGAGGCCTTCAAGGCGCTGTTGAAGATGCGCTGGCAGCCGGCGCTGCGCACCGTTGCGCCCTATCATGACGACCCGGTCTATATCGAGGCACTGGCCAATTCGATCACCCAGCATCTTGCCACGCTCGACTGGGAGCCGGAGGTGGTGCTGACCTCCTTCCACGGCATCCCGAAATCCTATTTCATGAAGGGCGATCCCTACCATTGCCAGTGCTACAAGACCGCGCGGCTGGTGCGCGAAAAGCTTGGCTGGTCCAAGGAGAAACTGCAGGTCACCTTCCAGTCCCGCTTCGGGCCGGAGGAATGGCTGCAGCCCTACACCGATAAGACGGTGGAAAAGCTCGGCCAGGACGGCGTCAAGCGCATTGCCGTCATCAATCCCGGCTTCGTATCCGATTGTCTCGAGACCCTGGAAGAAATCGCCGTGGAAGCGGCTGAAACCTTCCACCATGCCGGCGGCGAAAAATTCACCCACATTCCCTGCCTGAACGACAGCGAGGGCGGCATGACCGTGCTCGAACATGTGGTGCGCCGGGAATTGATGGGCTGGGCCTAA
- the hmgA gene encoding homogentisate 1,2-dioxygenase, with product MLEKTRTDAADAMVNSPQYMPGFGNDFETESLPGALPQGQNSPQKCNYGLYAEQLSGSPFTAPRGTNERSWLYRIRPSVRHTRRFSNASYPFWKSAPCLDDHSLPLGQLRWSPIPEPAESLNFLSGIRTMTAAGDVMTQVGMAAHAYIFNDDMIDDYFFDADGELLIVPQLGAIRVFTEMGIMDVGPSEICLVPRGMMFKVSRLGEGSVWRGYICENYGAKFTLPDRGPIGANCLANPRDFKTPVAAYEDKETPCRVHVKWCGKFYVTEIGHSPLDVIAWHGNYAPFKYDLRTFSPVGAILFDHPDPSIFTVLTAPTEEAGTANVDFVIFPPRWLVAEHTFRPPWYHRNIMSEFMGLIHGQYDAKEEGFVPGGMSLHNMMLPHGPDAPGFEKASNSELKPVKLDHTMAFMFETRYPQQLTRYAAELETLQDDYLECWDGLERKFDGTPGIR from the coding sequence ATGCTGGAAAAAACCCGGACTGATGCTGCCGATGCGATGGTCAACAGCCCGCAATATATGCCCGGCTTCGGCAATGACTTCGAAACGGAATCTCTTCCCGGCGCCCTGCCCCAAGGCCAGAACAGCCCGCAGAAATGCAATTACGGCCTATATGCCGAACAGCTGTCTGGTTCCCCCTTCACCGCGCCGCGCGGCACAAACGAGCGCTCCTGGCTCTACCGCATCCGGCCGAGCGTACGCCACACGCGCCGTTTCTCCAATGCCAGCTACCCGTTCTGGAAATCGGCGCCCTGTCTCGACGATCACTCCCTGCCACTTGGACAATTGCGCTGGAGCCCGATCCCGGAACCGGCGGAAAGCCTCAATTTCCTTTCCGGCATCCGCACCATGACCGCCGCCGGCGACGTCATGACCCAGGTCGGCATGGCCGCCCATGCCTATATCTTCAACGATGACATGATCGACGATTATTTCTTCGATGCCGATGGCGAACTTTTGATCGTGCCGCAGCTCGGCGCCATCCGCGTCTTCACCGAAATGGGGATCATGGATGTCGGACCGTCGGAGATCTGCCTCGTCCCGCGCGGCATGATGTTCAAGGTCTCGCGGCTTGGCGAAGGCTCAGTCTGGCGGGGATATATCTGCGAGAATTACGGCGCTAAATTCACCCTGCCGGATCGCGGCCCGATCGGCGCCAACTGCCTTGCCAATCCGCGCGATTTCAAGACGCCGGTGGCCGCCTACGAGGACAAGGAAACGCCCTGCCGGGTGCATGTGAAATGGTGCGGGAAGTTCTACGTTACCGAGATCGGCCATTCGCCGCTCGATGTCATCGCCTGGCACGGCAATTACGCACCCTTCAAATATGATCTGCGGACGTTTTCGCCGGTCGGCGCGATCCTGTTCGATCATCCCGACCCGTCGATCTTCACGGTGCTGACGGCACCGACGGAGGAGGCCGGCACCGCCAATGTCGATTTCGTCATCTTTCCGCCGCGCTGGCTGGTGGCCGAACACACGTTTCGCCCGCCCTGGTACCACCGCAATATCATGAGCGAATTCATGGGTCTGATCCATGGCCAATATGACGCCAAGGAAGAGGGTTTCGTGCCCGGCGGTATGAGCCTGCACAATATGATGCTGCCACACGGACCGGACGCACCCGGCTTCGAGAAAGCCTCCAACAGCGAACTGAAGCCCGTGAAGCTCGACCATACCATGGCCTTCATGTTCGAGACGCGCTACCCGCAGCAACTCACCCGCTATGCCGCCGAACTGGAAACGCTGCAGGACGATTATCTCGAATGCTGGGACGGCTTGGAGCGGAAATTCGACGGCACGCCGGGGATCCGGTGA
- the omp10 gene encoding outer membrane lipoprotein Omp10, with protein sequence MKPIAILTVLSAVALASCQGTREVRELPQSRQMAPVGVQGAWVDPNGVVSTFAGGTFSTRTTDTNQEIASGTYTNLSPQLVEINMYSVLRKTQSKVNCAMVTTSQLNCTTDSGAQFSLSRKA encoded by the coding sequence ATGAAGCCGATCGCCATCCTGACAGTTCTGTCCGCCGTAGCTCTGGCCTCCTGCCAGGGGACGCGCGAAGTGCGGGAACTGCCGCAAAGCCGCCAGATGGCGCCCGTTGGCGTCCAGGGCGCCTGGGTTGATCCCAACGGGGTCGTCTCCACCTTTGCAGGCGGAACCTTCAGCACGCGCACGACCGACACGAACCAGGAAATCGCATCCGGCACCTATACCAATCTGTCGCCACAACTGGTTGAGATCAACATGTATTCGGTGCTGCGAAAGACCCAGTCCAAGGTCAATTGCGCCATGGTGACGACCTCGCAGCTCAACTGCACCACCGATTCCGGCGCGCAGTTCTCGCTATCGCGCAAGGCCTGA
- the maiA gene encoding maleylacetoacetate isomerase — translation MTSPVLFDYWRSSASYRVRIALNMLDIPYSSVPVDLLSGQHKQPEHLARNPQGLVPAVEIDGHMLTQSLAIIEYLAETRPDTPFLPADPLGRHRVRALSYVIAMDIHPTCNLGIVAHVMQQASDPEAARAAWMRKFIGEGLTAFERLLDHPATGTFCHGDRPGMADLCLVPQLYNARRWNVDLTDCARTVAIAERCAALPAFAAAHPDQAAPK, via the coding sequence ATGACCTCTCCGGTTCTCTTCGACTACTGGCGCTCTTCCGCCAGCTACCGGGTGCGGATTGCGCTCAACATGCTGGATATTCCCTACAGCTCCGTGCCCGTCGATTTGTTGAGCGGGCAGCACAAGCAGCCGGAGCATCTCGCCCGCAATCCGCAGGGTCTGGTTCCAGCTGTTGAGATCGATGGCCATATGCTGACGCAGTCGCTTGCCATCATCGAATATCTGGCGGAAACGCGGCCGGACACGCCCTTCCTGCCCGCCGATCCGCTGGGCCGCCACCGCGTCCGCGCCCTCTCCTATGTCATTGCCATGGACATCCATCCCACCTGCAATCTCGGCATCGTCGCCCATGTCATGCAGCAGGCGAGCGATCCGGAGGCGGCACGCGCGGCCTGGATGCGCAAGTTCATCGGCGAAGGTCTCACCGCCTTCGAACGCCTGCTCGATCACCCGGCAACCGGCACCTTCTGTCATGGTGACAGGCCGGGCATGGCCGATCTCTGCCTCGTGCCGCAGCTCTACAATGCCCGGCGCTGGAATGTCGATCTGACGGACTGCGCACGCACGGTGGCCATTGCCGAGCGATGTGCCGCACTGCCCGCCTTTGCCGCGGCCCATCCGGATCAGGCCGCGCCCAAATAG